The Lacticaseibacillus rhamnosus DNA window AGAACGGATCCGGATTAATCAGTGAGTTATCATTATGACTTTCAGCCGCAAAGTTAACCACCGTGTCCACTTGACCCATCAATTGATCGACCAGTTCTTTGTCCGCAATATCGCCAACGACTAACTTAACCCGATCGCCCAAAACGTCTTCGATATTGGCTTTGTTGCCGGCATAGGTCAGCTTATCCAAGACCATGATCTGAACATCTGGATGGTTCTTATAAACAAAATGGACAAAGTTTGAGCCGATAAAGCCGGCCCCGCCTGTAATCATAAGTTTCATGTTTAAATCTCCCCGTAAATAAAGTTATTCTCGGCATCTTTTAATTGCGGATGATGCTGATCTTTTTCCGACATAATCAGATGTGCCGTTGACATCGGCCAGTCAATCCCAATATCCGGATCATCAAACGCGATTCCGCGATCAGCTTCAGGGGCATAATAACCCTCAACTTTATAAACAAAGTTAACATTGGGCGTCAAAGTAATGAAGCCATGCGCGAACCCCTTAGGAACCAAGAGTTGGCGATGATTATACTGACTCAGGATATAACCTTCCCAGTGACCATATGTTGGCGAACCTTTGCGAATATCCACCAAGACATCCTCAACGACCCCGGTCACCACGCGCACCAGCTTCGTCTGCGCATAAGGTGCCATTTGATAATGCATGCCGCGTAAGACCCCGGCTTCGGCCGACAGTGACTGATTATCTTGGTTGAAAT harbors:
- the rfbC gene encoding dTDP-4-dehydrorhamnose 3,5-epimerase, with protein sequence MSLKVIPTKLKDVKLVETDVFGDNRGFFTETYTREKFVEAGIKNDFNQDNQSLSAEAGVLRGMHYQMAPYAQTKLVRVVTGVVEDVLVDIRKGSPTYGHWEGYILSQYNHRQLLVPKGFAHGFITLTPNVNFVYKVEGYYAPEADRGIAFDDPDIGIDWPMSTAHLIMSEKDQHHPQLKDAENNFIYGEI